The BD1-7 clade bacterium DNA segment GGCCTGTGACTTTAGGAACATCATAATCAAACGCGCTCTGGTGACTTATGCCGAGGCTGGGAACGCCCTTGAGTTTTGCTGCCCATGCAGTAACGGGCTCAAAATCCGAGATAACTGCGTCGTAGGGTTTGAGATCCAAGCGAGCGACATCACTTAGCAATCGCGCAATATTTGATGTGACAACGGTTTTGGCTGGTTGTAAGCGTCCATTTTTGGTGGCGAAGGTCATACCGTTAAAGCAGCGAAAATCGTCGCCGAATAATTCCATGTTAAAGAACTGATCGCGCTCGCGTCCTGAGAAAACGAAATCGATATCAACACCTGCGGAACGGAGCGCGGGCGTTAATGCGCGTGCGCGCGCTAAATGACCGTTGCCTGTGCCCTGAACTCCATAAAGGATTTTCATTCAAATACCTGAAGTGGTTTATTGATTATTCTCTGTATCTGCCAAGTTCTCCGGCAGATGTAACAAGCAAAAATATGGATATGATGGTTATGCAAGGGCAAGAATAGATACAAACGTACACATTACTCCGAGGGCTGCGCCAGCGATAATGTCTCCAGGGTAGTGGACACCCAAAAGCACGCGAGAAAGCCCGATAAGGGTTGCCCACAAGTAGGCCAGCCCAGCCCAGTATGGAAACATATACGCGATTAATGTCGCGACAACAAAAGCAGCAGCAGCGTGACCGGAGGGTAATGAGAATTTGTCGCTCGGCTGCACCAGCTTTTTGGCATTGTGCAGCTGCACAAACGGGCGGTTTCTTTTAAATAGGTGTTTTAAGCCGATGAAGCTGGGTATTTCAAACAGGAAGGCTAGCAAGCCCGTGAAGAGGAAAATAAGCCCAAGTTCTTTATTGATTAGATATATGAAGCCAGCAATTAATGGGTAAAAGTAACCGTCACCGGTGAAGGAGACTCCCCTCGTGATTTTCATTAACCATTTCTGTTGTTGAAATTGGTTAAACCAAAGGTAGGTCGTGCGATCAATTTCAGAGATACTTGCCATCATGTTGGATCTCTCTGTGACTTTCTTTCTATGTCGGTCGCTAACGCACTTCAGACATCCTGTACGCTGAGTAAGACCAGCGAATTACGGAATGTCTCCGCAGGTATGCCACAAATTTATAAATTGCCTGCTTTGCCAGTTAGGCGCCGTTATTTCTGGCGATCTGCTCTGGTTAACATGCTACTTATAGGTAATGTTGCTGCGTTGGCGATTCAGTCCTTATTATTGCGTCGTTACCCGCTTTACAGCGTTCTACTGTGTGTTATAGCAGAATTATTCTGGGTTAAACGATCGCTCCAGTTAGCAGAAAGTCTAGAAATGCAATGTGTCTCCGAAGTGAACAAAATATGAACAATATGTTACGTCTCTAGGTGCAGTTGCCATTCTCGGGAGATGTATGTGTCTATTATCCCGCGATTGATGCTGAAAAATCCGTATAATCACCGAAAATTCGACTTTTTGGAGTGTTCTGTGTCTTTTATCACTATTGAAAACCCCACCCCTGATATTGCGATTGTGAGCCTGAACCGACCTGAACGTATGAATGCAATGGCGTTTGATGTCATGGTTCCCTTTAAAGAAGCACTCGAAACGTTGAGCTTCGACAGTTCGGTGAGAGTCGTCATTATTACTGGTGTTGGCGAGGCGTTCTGTTCAGGCGCAGATTTGGAAGACCCGGGGTATCTACCCATGTTTGACGGTTTAACGATGCCCGGTATTGGTCGTCGAGCGATGCGTGTGCTCGAAGATGTGATAACAACAATACAAAACATGCATCAACCGGTTATCGCTGCGGTTAACGGACCTGCGATCGGCGGTGGATTTTGTCTTGCCATGGCGTGTGATATTCGACTAGCGGCTCAAAAGGCTTTTTTCCGCCCTGCAGGGATTAATAATGGGCTAACTGCCGCAGAACTAGGTTTGAGTTATATTCTGCCAAGGGCAATAGGTTCAACACGAGCCTTTGAAATTATGCTCACTGGCAGAGATGTTGATTCGAAAGAGGCCTCTGATATTGGGTTGGTCTCTAACGTTGTTGCAGATGAATCCTTGATGGACGAATGTTTACTAATTGCCAAGCGCATCACTGGGTTTAGTCAAGTTGGGGTAGAGCTGACAAAACAAATGATATGGTCCGGGCTTGAGTCAAATAGTAAGCACTCCCATATGAATCACGAAGGGCAAGCACAGCTGTTTGTTCGAATGACGACGTCAAACTTTGAAGAAGCCATTAGAGCTAGAAAACAAAAACGTGCGCCAGAATTCAAAGACGAATAGTAGCGAATCGAAAAATTTTTAAAGAGGGCGCTACGGCGTTTTTTGTCGAAGGGGTTTTTCAATTAGATGGTGTATCGGTCGATAACTTGATAGTGCGTAAAACCGTTGCCCCCGGTAATGAATTGATCACCGAGCTGCAACCAGGCGTGCGCCTTGTATTCACCCTCCGTTTTAGACACCCCAATGTAAACGGTGCCTGCCGAGTTTCGCTTTCTCAACATGCTCTGTGCCGCCATCGCCTGCACCAGGCATTTGCATTCCCAGGGCAAGTGTTTTGCTGTGCGCTGCACGGCCATGCTGATGCGTTTGGCATCCGCTGAGCAATGTTGTTTTGGCAGATCACCTTTCAGCTGTTGTGTGCCGAGTAGAGCGGTTTGTTTGGGGTAGGCGGCAAATCGAACGAGAAAGCGTGCGTAACCGAGCCAGATGATGGCTTCCAACAATAAAAAACGATTGTGGTCTTTGAGGAGTCGTAAGGTTAGGCGTAGCTTTTTCATTCAGATTTTGGTCAGCTCGTAGTCAACGTGATTCATCATATCAGGTGATATTGATAAACTGTTTGTCGGCTAGCTGTGTTAAGAAGCGCAATACTTCTTGGTTGCATTGCTCTTCAGTTACGTCGTAGCTTTCCTGCATTTTGCTGCTGATGGCCAGGCCGGTTTGCGGTGTTTCAAGCAGTTGCCAGATCAGCGCGCTGACTTTATCCAGTTTGAAATACTTGCCGGTTTCTGTGCACATCAGCACAAACTCACCATCCAATTCACAGTCAAGTTGTGAAGGATTACGTTCTACGGTTGTGTTGAGATCTAACACGCGTTGTTCCCCAAATGCTTAATATACGATGTTATTGTTTTCGTCGAGATAGCCGAATTTTCTCATGGTATTGTGGTGCTTTTCAACGAAGGGAAGCAACATCGATTCAGGCAATTCATTTCGCCAACTGCCGATTTTACCTTGGCGAAAGAATTTTTTGGATTTATGTGGACGTTCTTTAAAATCACCCTGGTCTTCTTGTTGTTGAAGCTTGGGGAAGCTGCATTTTTCAAGCGCGGTGAGAATGTCTTGATCAGTCGCTTCGATACCCGCAAATTGCAAAGCTTTTCCGAACGTCTCCAGCGGCTTGCTTTGCATGTCTTCATAGCGGATCACACAGCAGGGTACCTCTTTCGCGTTGGCCCAGCTTTCAACATGTTCGCCCCATGTCAGCAGCTTTTGTCTGAGTTGGCTTTGTTGTTTCTTTTTCGGCACAAAAGGACCTGCCTGAGTGCCATCGGTCATCAGAGAGAGTACTTTCGAAACGTCGTTTTGCCCTTTGTGATGCGCGTATGAGACGCAAACGTCAAAGGGGTTTCTTACGATATAGATTGCGCCAAGTGAAGCCGATGCCGACACCAGTGGCTCACCCCGATCGGTGTAGGTGTACGCATCGTGTATCTTGTGGAACCGTTTTTCTTCAGATTGACTTGCAGCGTGTTCATAAACTCTGGGTCTTAGCCGCTCAATTTCATTCTCGCTGAGCTCTGCAGAATCGTAACCAATCACACTATCAAACCAGGCTCTGGAGCTGGCGATTGCTGTTGTTTCATCCAGCTTATTGATATCGAGTGATTTATCTGGATTGAGGAGTGCATTCAGAAACATCCTGAACCAGGTATTACCGGATTTTGGATAGCTCGCCAGCCATATGATGTTCTTCATCGGGCAAGCTCCGCCTCGACGAGGTTGATCATTTCCTCTTGGAAGAAGTTGGAACTTTCCGGGCGATTGAGATGATAAACCGACACTTTTTGCGACAGCGTGGCGCATTGTTTGAAGTGTTTGGTTTCGCGCTTAAGTCCTTGCAGGAATTGTTTACGATAAGTGTGTGTTTTCAAGCATTCGATGATTTTGACGCCGTTCATCTTTCTGAAGTCCAGCTCTTTGCCGTTATGGGGCTCCAGTTGAAAAATATGTGTGAGCGGTCTTTCGGTATCACAAAATGCATCGTGAATGGGGAGTTTGCGCTTCGAAACGTTAGGGCGGATTAACGCGAGGGATTCCGGATCCATGTCGAGGCTTTCAAGCGAGTCATGCCAGAGCTTAGCTTGTGGGTAGCCAGGGTAGACTGTTGGGCGCTGTGTTTTGTCGTCAGGCATCTTGATTACGCACAAATCATCACCAAGAATCCGATAGCCGTTTTGTCTAAAGGCAGCCGCCAGTGTTGATTTTCCACGGCCGGAGTGGCCAACAAATGCCGCACATTGCCCGTCAATCTCGACCACGCTGCCATGCAGAACAAGCAAGTCGTTTTGTTGTAAGAGGGCGCCCAGAACCGAGCCGAGCAAAAAAAGTCGGACAGAATCCTGATCAGCGTCTGTTTCTGGAGCAATAGTAATTTCTTTGCCGTCTTTGACCAGATAACGAGCGACCCCATCGACAATCAGCAAAAATTGCTGATCCTGAATTTGAAAGCGAGGGTTGCAAAATTCAGGGCTTTCAAGCTGTGTCGGTACGTCACCAAACCGGATCGTTACCTGTGGCTGAGTGGAATGGTCAGTCGGAGATAGCTCTGGGCATTCCAGCTCTGATGTTATGTTAAAACCAAAACAACGGTAGGTAAAAAGACGATCGCTCATCAGCAAACACTCTATCTTGTCACGAGTTATGGGCGGGGATTATATAAGAAACGTATTTGTAATGTCTTGTAGGATTATTGAGCGAAACGATCGTCTGCATATCTGAGGGTTGTTCGGTGCCGAATCGACCCGTTGAAATCATTAGTTTTATGGGTATGCTGGCGATATCATTACGCTTCTGTGAATACCAGCCAGCCTAAGTATGCAATGATACTAAGTAGCGGTTTAGAATTTCCATGAGTACCGAAAAACAGGACGCCACCATGCAATCAAACCCTTTGGACGCTATCTGCGTTGATTCCAAGCCTGACGTTGTGATTGATGTTCGGGAGGTATTTGGTATAGATACCGATATGCAGATTTCAGGGTATAGTGAACCGAGTGCTGGTGTGCCTGACAAGATTGACGGTTATGCATTTGATCCGGATACCACGTTGGCCATTCTGGCAGGCTTCTCGCACGATCGGCGAGTGATGTTGCAAGGGCTGCATGGCACAGGGAAATCCTCACATATTGAACAAGTGGCGAGTCGGCTTAATTGGCCTTGCCTGCGTGTTAATCTCGATAGCAATATCAGTCGTCTTGATCTTATCGGGCGTGACGCCATTGTCGTGGAAGATGGAAAACAGCGCACCGTATTTCAGGAGGGCATCCTGCCCTGGGCCATGCAACGCCCCATCGCACTGATATTTGATGAATATGATGCGGGTCGCCCGGATGTTATGTTCTTGCTGCAGCGCTTGCTCGAAAACGAAGGCAAACTAACGCTGTTAGAGCAGAATCGTGTTGTCAGCTCACATCCTTCATTCCGACTCTTTGCCACTGCCAATACAGTCGGCTTAGGGGATGCAACGGGTCTTTATCACGGTACGCAGCAGCTTAATCAGGCCCAAATGGACCGCTGGCACATCGTCAGCAAACTGGATTTTCTGCCTTTTGAGCAAGAGCTGGCACTGCTGGAAGTACAGGTGAGAGGTTTAACCGAAGAGCAGCAGCCGATGCTGGGTAATATGGTTGCAATGGCGCAGCTAACGCGCGAAGGTTTTAAGCACGGCGATATTTCAACGCTGATGTCGCTGCGCACACTGCTAACCTGGGCAGATAACTTCAAGATCTTCGGTGATTTGGCACTTGCGTTTAAAGTCAGCTTCCTGAACCGCTGTGATGAAGAGGAGCGGATGATTCTGAGCGAATACTATCAGCGCTGCTTTGATACGGAAATTATGGATTACAGTGGGGCGTTATCGTTTGCTTGAACGTGAAAGAGCAAGAGAGTTAGCTCAGCGCGTTGAGCAGTTCAACAAAGGCGAGTTTGACAAAGCGCTACAGGCAACCCAGCGCACGCTTTCGGGTGATGAGGCGGGCGGCTCTTTACGCATTGTCGATACGTTGTTTGGTGAGGCAATTGGGTTAACGAGCCTGGCGCTTGTTCGCGCACTTTCTGATTTATCAGGCCTTTGGGCGCGTCATCACGATGAGCAAATTCAAGCACAACTCACACAACGCTTCGGCAATGCCGCCTTTCTGACCTGGTTAGATGTTATCCGCATTGAAGCTCTGGCTTCACGATGGCTGCTAGGGCTTCAGTCAAATACTGCGGCACTCTTCGACTGTTTCATCGAGTATTATGGGGGATCTGTTCACGATAAAAGTGACGGATTTGCCGTCGAGCAATTGTCTCAGCTTATCGCTATTCGATGTTTATTGTCGACGTTACACACCAATCCCCAGATCTTACCTGCGAATTATGCGGAAGTTATCCCTGTTGTGCGGGGGCCAAGTATCGAGCCCGATGTATTGCATCAACATTTGAACGATCAAGAGGCCTTTGCTGGATGTGTGCTGAGCAGCTTTGGGTATCAGGAAGTTGAAGGGCGGCTTCTTAAGCCTGAGCCTCAATGTGATTCAGAGCCGGTAGGTGAAGACTTCTCAGACGATCCGGAGGAGGCACAGCCAAAACTCGATAGTCAGAGTCTGGAGGCTGCGTCAGAGCCGATGGAGATTCCCTCTGACAATTATGCTGAAGGTTATAACGTCTTTGATGCGAGCTACGACCGCGAAATTGACGCCAATACCTACATGCGCCAGTGCGGAATGTTGGCTGACGAACGTGATGACGAAACGACTAACGCACTCGTTCATCGTTTGGCAAAGCGCCTGCAGCGCCGTTTACAAGCCATGCAGCGTCGCGACTGGGATCATGACTTGGAAGACGGCCGGTTGGATGCTCGACGGTTGGCGCAAGTTGTTTCAGCGCCTTTATCGGCCAAGCCCTACAAACAGGAGCGTGATTCTACATTTCGCGAAACGGTTGTGACGCTCTTGGTGGATAATTCCGGGTCAATGAGAGGTGAATCTATTCACGTTGCTTGGCAATGCAGTGGTGTGATCTCGCAAGTTCTCGAACGTTGTGGTGTAAAAGTAGAAGTACTTGGTTATACCACCAATAAAAAAAATCAGCCGTTAGCACAATGGGAAGCCTCGGGTAAGCCTGAACAACCCGGACGACTCGCAGCGCTTAGTCATGTTGTTTATAAGGCTGCGGACACGCCTTATCGCCGGGCGCGTGCCGGATTGTCATTAATGTTGAACGATCAGCTGTTAAATGAAAATGTCGATGGTGAGGCACTGTTGTGGGCCTCGCATCGTCTTAGTCAACGGCGCGAAGCGCGAAAGATTCTGCTCGTTATTTCCGATGGTAAGCCAATGGATAAAGCGACTCGTACCCATAACGCGCGAAGCTTTCTCGACGACCACCTTATTCAAGTAGTGCGAAGTATTGAGGCGAGGGAGCAGATTGAATTGGCGGCGATTGGTATCGGGCATGATGTGGCACGCTATTACGCAAACGCGATGACGATTTATAACGCAAACGAGCTTGGAGAGCGCTTGATCAATCATTTGGACAGTTTGTTCGCTTGATATCGTCTGATTCTGTTAAATAACGCTCTGGCGAGAGTGAAGTGTTCGTGCGAATCTGTGTCGGGAATGTGATAATGAAAAATAAATTTATAAAGACTGTATTGATTCTATGAGTGGTTTTGGTGGCATTGTTCAAACCGGTGAGCGCAGCATTGATCTAAAAAACGTCGAGCGCATGATGGGGGCGTTACGACCTTATGGGCCTGATAGTCAAAAAACGCTTTATCGCCCGCGTGTAGGGATGTTGCATACATTGATGCGAGTAACCCCCGAGGATTTTTTCGAGCGTCAGCCGTTGAGCTCTGTAGGGGGGTATTTGTTATCTGCTGATGCGCGCATTGATAATCGAGCTGAGCTGGCGGGCAAACTGGCGATTCATCCCGCGCAATTGAAAACGATGCCTGACAGTCAGTTGATTTTGAAGGCGTATGAAAAGTGGGAGGAACAATGCCCAGAGCATCTTTTGGGTGATTTTTCGTTCGCTATCTGGGATTCCAAGCGGCAGGTGTTGTTTGCTGCCGTTGACCATTTTGNAATTCGGCCTTTCTTCTATAGCAAGAAAAGCGATGTTTTTGCATTTGCAAATGATATTAAGGCAATGCTGGCGCTGCCCGACATTAGCCATGATCTTAATGAGCAAAAGCTCGCTGAGTTTATTGTCTTGTTGCATGCTGATGCGAGCGCAAGTTTCTATAAAGATATTACAAGGCTTCCTGCCGGGCATTGCTTGAGTGTGTCCCCGCAAAAAATGAGTGTTCGACGATATTATTGTTTGGAGGAGAGCATTCAGGACATTCATTTCTCGAACCCTGGTGACTACGCTGAAGGCTTAAAAGAAAAGTTGAATGAAGCAGTTTTATGCCGTTTACGCAGTGCTCATCAGGTTGGGTGTGAGCTTAGTGGCGGCCTCGATTCAACCAGTGTGGCGGGCTTGGCTGCGCTAGAACTGGCAAGAAGTGGAAAGGAATTGCAAACATATACCGCGATACCTCCACTGGGTTATCAAGGTACTCGGCGTAAGGGGTGGGAGTTGGATGAGAGGCCCTTCGTTGAAATGATGGGGGCGCTTCATCCAAATATTCATTTGAACTTTGTTGAGTTTGACCCCGCGGCGAGTTCTTTATTTAAAAATCTTGAAAATACTTATGGCCTTCAAGGTTTTCCTAATCGAAATGTTACGTCTATTTGGCTAAATGAGTTAGCACTTAACGCACGAGATAGTGGTGCCAGGGTGATGCTCAATGCTGGGCGTGGCAACATAGGTATTAGTTGGGCTGGTAAGTGCTTATATAGCGAGCTGATTGATCAAAAGCGTTGGAGCGAATGGAGCAAAAAAATCTTGGAGGCTTGGTTGGGGCGGCACCGTTCGTTGACATCATTGATGAAAGCTTCATTCTTGCCATTTGTTCCTGATATTGTCTGGAATAGGTTTCAACATATGCGAACAGGAGAAGTGGCGCCATGGTTTTTCCATTCCTTGGTTAGCCCGGATCTGGCTGAGCGCTCGTCACTGCTAGATCGATTTAAAGAACTTGAGTGGGATCCCCATTATCGTCCGCTTCCACGCGGTAGGGCGGTAAGGATCCGACAAATCACTCGCGGTGCCTCATGTGATGCAAGCGATCAATCGAGCGTATTTAGATCACTGACCGGTGTTGAGCGCAGGGATCCAACTCACGACAAACGTGTTATAGAGTACTGCTTCGGTATTGAGGAGGCTGAATATTGTCGCGGTGGGCAAGCTAGATCACTGATTCGTGACGCAATGAAAGATGTTGTGCCGAAAAAAATATTATATCGTCAAAGCCGTGGAATGCAGCCCCCTTCATTTTCAGCGCGCTTACATGAGCCGTCTAGCGAGTTATGGGCACAAGTCGAAGCGTTGGAGGGCTCGTCGCAGGTTAAGCGTTTCTTGGATGTACCTAAAATGAAAGTTATGCTTCAACGTTCATTGGATGGCGGTGCAAATGGCCAGGAGGCGCAAAGAATTAAGCGTACTCTGGAAAGGGCATATTCTGTGGGTGGGTTTATTCGTTATGTTGAGGGTGAAAATGAGTGAGTACAATAAAATATAGTGGGTAGGATAGCCATAGCATGCCAAATAATTGGCACAGCTATGGCTGTAGCGTTAGTAGCTAGGAAGTAGAGCTGGTTCCATCGGTGTTTGTGCCGGCGGTTTGCATTGTTGTCTCTAGCTCGATCATTTCTTCTAGTTGAGGCGATACCCACGTCTCTTTTAGTTGTTCATTTTTCTCGTTCATCGACTGTTCTCCTGTGTTGCAATATTTATTTAGAATTTATCGGTACACTAAAGCAAAATGTTATTGTTTGTCCACTATAACTTGCCGAATACAATTTTGTGTTACCTAGTATAGGGTAAGCATGCAAGGTTAGCTGGTGTGCCTCTGCATTTTTGGGATTTAAAATGCATTCTCAACAACGGTTTTTCTTAATCTCAATTCTCCGTCGTTTTTAAGCATCATCATTAAACCGGAACTTTCGATTGTGTTGTAGAAAAAGCGCAGATTACCATTGTTGTTTACGACATACCAAGTGCCTTTTGAAGCGTGTTCGATAGAGAGGGCGGCACCTCCATTGTTTTTTAGGGCCATTAATGTGCGGATATTCTCTGAGGCAGTCGAACTGGGGGTCGTAATAGTGTTTTCTACAAGCACAGGTAAGGTGATGTTACTCGCATCGGGATCAGTATTCTTAATATGCAGTGTAGAAGATGGAGTGCTTGTGCCCACGCCGACTTTTGCATCTGACGTAACCGTTAGCGCAGTTTGTGTACCGTCAGCGCTTCTAACTTCGAATTCGTCAGCTGGGGCTGATGTATTAATGCCTACTTTTCCGTTTGAGTCTACGAGGAGACTGGGGATTTCGCCAGGTGTATGGCGAACTTCTAACGGGCCTGTGGGTAAGTTAGAGGAGCCCATGTTTATCCCTACTTTACCGTCAGTAGAGACCATGAATCGACTTGTTCCGTTGGTAGTTTGAACATCCAGCAAGCCCAGTGGCAAGTAGCTGTTGTCAATGTTGATGCCGAAATTCGCGGTAGATGACAGAAGGACTGCGTGGTTATTCGCATTGCTGGGATGTGCGATGTCTAGCATGCCGTCAGGGGTGCTAGTTTCCATGCCGATGTCGCCATTAGCATTGATGAATAGAGAGTCGTTAGGGGCGCCCGGTTTTATTTTGAATGGGATTTTGCTGCCATTCGATACATCACGAATGAAGAAGTTGGTTTCATTGCCTGCAACATCCCATGCTTGTGATGTGAATCCTGAGCTACTATCTTGCTCTAGTCGTAATGCAGGTGAGTTTCCGTGTTTTACATGAAGCTGTACGAGTGGGGTACTGGTGTTGAGGCCAACGTAACCGTTGTTGTGGACAAATATGCTGTGGTTGGGCGCGCCCGCAGTTATGGTAAAGGGTACTTTTGTCGCAGTAATGTCTTCAATCGAAAATTTGTTAGCTCCCCCATTTGCAGAGTCATTAAATGTAAGCTGCCAGTCTACGCTTGGAAAAGACGAGCTCGAACTGCTGTCAATAGCTCTAATTCGTACGTTATTTTCTTTTAAGCGAATAGTGTCAAAGCCAAAAGCTTCTCCGTTATTACAATCTAAGCCTACACAAAGACTACCATTTACAATTTGATCGTCTTGAATGACTTGATCTGCGTAAGTGTTTGCCGATAAAAGCGCAATGGTTGAGATGGTTGTACTGAGCAGTAGTTTTTTCATTATCGTTTAATCCCCTGATTTTTTTCGGCTGATATGTCGACCACTTTGCCGTTGGCTAGAATAAAGAAACCGCTATAAACCACAGACGTTCTTTCTCCGGGCTTTTGCGAATTATCCCTGCCATTGTTGATATTATTTTCGGTGTCATCACTTGAGTAGCCGGTGTTGGCACTTATTTCGAACGAGTACTGACCGTCGGGCAGGTCTCTGTCGCGGGTAATTGTTAGAGATTCTGATCGTAGATGAAGATTGTGAGGGCCGGCGATTTCAACAAATTCGACATATCCTATATCGCTGTCAATAGTGACTGAGCTTGCATCACCAGATACAACGGTTTCCCCCTGGCTGAAGTTTGCTAGCAGTAGTGCAGTCATTGTGAGCAATGACTTTTTCATAGTTCGCATAAGTGTCAGTCCGTGGCTAGTGGCTGTATATTTTATTTTTATCTAACGTGCATCACACTGCGTATTATTTTGAACGGTCCCTGTCTTTCGTATGATCGCTCGGATCAATACTCTGACTGCTAATAGGGGTGCACAGCATTTTTAGGTTCGATAGTGGCGCTATGTAAACCTTCACATTGAGTGAGCAGTGTGAGATTGTTCGCATTTTAGACAGCTACAAGTGTTTAGACAAGAAATAACTTTATTGTTAGGTGTGCTGGGTGAGTTGGATCTGTCGCATGGTTTTATCTGCTAAAGTGGCTTCTAAAAATGTATGCAGATTTTATTGACTGGGTAGTTTTTAGTGTTTCGGTTTATCTAACAATTACCGAGTTTCGAGAAGATGTAGTGGTTTGCCGTTGTTGTTTGATATGCTGGTAAATGCATTTTTATCGTATGTTTTTTTACTGCTCAATTTTGTATTACTCAGGGTGCTATTGTGTTTAGTCTTTGTCAGCGTGTTCTCCTTACTGCCGGTTTTATGATCTCGCTAAGTGCTTCTGGTAGTGAATTTGTGTTGCGGCCTGTGGAAGTGAATCATTCGCCGATTCTTCAAAGCATAGGTGAACTTGAAGGGGAATCGGATCCTAAATGCTACGCAACGGCGTCACGCCTCGAAGATTTTATTTATGGCACGCCACTTAACGATGGCGCTAGATTCGCCAAGATAGATTATCAAAAAGCATTGGTCGAAGGACTCTGGAGAGAGGCTTCCATCGCTGCGCAGCGCGCTGGTGAAAGTCGTATTGATCGCGGTCGTATCAGACCTTATTTTCGCGCGATTAGTGACCTTCAAAGAATGCCTAATCAAGATTGGTTGGTGAAACCGGCTAATCAAGCCTCTGAGATATTGATTGAAGCTGATATTTATCGTCAGTACAGCAGCATTGCCTACAGCTTGCGTGCAATCTTGGCGGTGCAGCAAGATGGTTTGTTTAGCGATGTTTTGCTATTACCCCTTGCCGATGATGCGCTCGAAGATATGAAGTTATTTTTGGATCTGTATACGCTAGCGGTACTGCAGGTGGCTGATGCCGCTGCACGTGAGCATGATTTGTATGAAATTGATGAACCTTTGTTTGGTGCTGCATGGAAGAGCCTAAATGATATAACTGGGGCGATGTCAGCCGCGGTTGCGCATATGCCGCGGAAAACTGCGACTGTTAAAGCGTCGTTCACATTAACCGAGCAGATTATTGCAGAAAAACTTGCTGCGTATCAGGCCTACAACGATATCAGCAATAAGGTATTTATTCGGAATTTGCAGGTTTATTTTGCGCGTATGCCATGGCCATCTGACCCAGAGAAAGCGGATGTGTTTAAGCGAGTGTACAGCGAAATTATGGTTGGCTTTGCACTAGATCTTTATGCCGGAGCTGAGAAGATCGCTGATCAGCGACAACATCCTTTTATTCGTGTTGAAGACGTTAAAGCATACGCAGAAGCTTTTATTCCTCATCGTATTAACGAATACGAAGATGCGACCTTCTTTCCTAAATTGCCTGCTAAGAAACAACTGACTCTCGAATCCTATGATATGGATGCATTTCGAGATGGCGGCGGTCATTGGCGATATCTGCAATGGGCAATGGAAGATAAGGCGTTTAACGCCCGCAAGCCATTG contains these protein-coding regions:
- the asnO_2 gene encoding Asparagine synthetase [glutamine-hydrolyzing] 3, whose protein sequence is MSGFGGIVQTGERSIDLKNVERMMGALRPYGPDSQKTLYRPRVGMLHTLMRVTPEDFFERQPLSSVGGYLLSADARIDNRAELAGKLAIHPAQLKTMPDSQLILKAYEKWEEQCPEHLLGDFSFAIWDSKRQVLFAAVDHFXIRPFFYSKKSDVFAFANDIKAMLALPDISHDLNEQKLAEFIVLLHADASASFYKDITRLPAGHCLSVSPQKMSVRRYYCLEESIQDIHFSNPGDYAEGLKEKLNEAVLCRLRSAHQVGCELSGGLDSTSVAGLAALELARSGKELQTYTAIPPLGYQGTRRKGWELDERPFVEMMGALHPNIHLNFVEFDPAASSLFKNLENTYGLQGFPNRNVTSIWLNELALNARDSGARVMLNAGRGNIGISWAGKCLYSELIDQKRWSEWSKKILEAWLGRHRSLTSLMKASFLPFVPDIVWNRFQHMRTGEVAPWFFHSLVSPDLAERSSLLDRFKELEWDPHYRPLPRGRAVRIRQITRGASCDASDQSSVFRSLTGVERRDPTHDKRVIEYCFGIEEAEYCRGGQARSLIRDAMKDVVPKKILYRQSRGMQPPSFSARLHEPSSELWAQVEALEGSSQVKRFLDVPKMKVMLQRSLDGGANGQEAQRIKRTLERAYSVGGFIRYVEGENE